Proteins encoded in a region of the uncultured Paludibaculum sp. genome:
- a CDS encoding heparan-alpha-glucosaminide N-acetyltransferase domain-containing protein — MSTAPRGRLQALDLFRGATIASMILVNNPGSSPTYTPLEHAEWHGWTFTDTVFPFFLWIVGVAMTLSTARRIEQGEDRVRLLRHTVQRAVIIFLIGFLLGPFPNIHFATIRIPGVLQRIAVCYLIAGIIFLFTKVRGQIAWLVGLNVLYWGLMTLYPTPGCGPGSLTKDCNFARYIDTQLLTGHMWRATKVWDPEGVISTLPAIGTVLFGILTGHLLRRFTDPQRRLRLLFGAGAALLILAHVLAIWMPFNKNLWTTSYSVLMAGLASCLFGAWYWISDLRGWGRWFRPFEIFGSNAILMFVLSGTVAKIAARSGAGAWFYQNVCLAIASQINASLLYAIANVLVLYLIAWALWRKRWFLKF; from the coding sequence ATGAGCACTGCTCCGCGCGGCCGGCTTCAGGCACTGGATCTTTTCCGCGGCGCCACCATCGCCTCGATGATTCTGGTCAACAATCCCGGATCGTCGCCCACTTACACGCCGTTGGAGCATGCCGAATGGCACGGCTGGACTTTCACCGACACGGTCTTCCCCTTCTTCCTGTGGATCGTCGGTGTCGCCATGACGCTCTCCACCGCGCGCCGTATCGAGCAAGGTGAAGATCGCGTCCGGTTGCTGCGCCACACCGTTCAGCGCGCCGTGATCATCTTCCTCATTGGATTCCTGCTGGGTCCGTTCCCTAACATCCACTTCGCCACCATACGGATCCCCGGCGTGCTGCAGCGCATCGCCGTCTGTTACCTGATCGCCGGCATCATCTTTCTGTTCACGAAAGTGCGCGGCCAGATAGCCTGGCTGGTCGGCCTCAATGTCCTCTACTGGGGCCTGATGACGCTCTACCCAACGCCCGGCTGCGGGCCGGGCTCACTCACGAAGGACTGCAATTTCGCACGCTACATCGACACGCAACTGCTCACCGGCCACATGTGGCGTGCGACCAAGGTGTGGGATCCCGAAGGTGTCATCAGCACCCTGCCCGCCATCGGCACCGTACTTTTCGGCATCCTGACGGGCCATTTGCTGCGCCGCTTTACCGATCCTCAGCGCCGGCTGCGCCTGCTGTTTGGCGCAGGTGCCGCGCTGCTGATCCTGGCCCACGTCCTGGCCATCTGGATGCCGTTCAACAAGAACCTTTGGACGACCTCTTACTCCGTCCTGATGGCGGGCCTCGCGTCCTGTCTCTTCGGAGCCTGGTACTGGATCAGCGACCTCCGCGGCTGGGGTCGCTGGTTCCGCCCGTTCGAGATCTTTGGGTCGAATGCGATTCTGATGTTCGTGCTCAGCGGAACGGTAGCCAAGATCGCGGCGCGGTCCGGCGCCGGCGCCTGGTTCTACCAGAACGTTTGTCTGGCGATAGCCTCGCAAATCAATGCGAGCCTGCTGTACGCCATCGCCAACGTACTGGTGCTCTACCTCATCGCCTGGGCCTTGTGGCGCAAACGCTGGTTCCTCAAGTTCTGA
- a CDS encoding M1 family metallopeptidase: protein MTDIHSYSNPAESRVCHVELDLAVSFAEKRLRGAVTLTLDRAGKTLVLDTRDLNILRVNGSSSGFTIGAKDKFLGTPLTIPLAAGVRSVVVEYETSPEASGLQWLEPPQTAGKKHPFLFSQSQAIHARSWIPIQDSPGVRVTYSARIHAPVPLTPLMSARVVRPGHFHLPEPIPPYLIAVAVGDLQFQAIGQRCGVWAEPSVLKGAAWEFADMEKMVATAESLYGPYRWGRYDVLVLPPSFPFGGMENPCLTFATPTVIAGDRSLVSLVSHELAHSWSGNLVTNATWSDFWLNEGFTTYIERRIQEALYGRRQSEMEFAIEVGELKDEMKDLPPADQHLAVDLKGRDPDDGMTQVPYGKGALLLRKLEEKYGREKFDAWIRSYFDHFAFQSITTEQFVSYLHQSFLNENLDAWIHEPGLPPDAPKISFDFETTPRKAWVTAEWLHWLRSLPEDLSAAKMADLDQQWDFTHAGNSEVAAQWLLMAVRAKYEPAYPRLQEFLVQVGRRKFVKPLFDALVKTSDGKARAQDIYKQARPGYHPITQATVDAILK, encoded by the coding sequence GTGACCGATATCCATTCCTACTCCAACCCCGCGGAATCGCGTGTGTGCCACGTCGAACTCGATCTGGCCGTTTCCTTTGCAGAGAAGAGGCTGCGCGGCGCCGTGACACTGACTCTGGATCGAGCCGGCAAGACACTGGTGCTGGACACGCGCGACCTCAACATCCTGCGGGTGAATGGCTCGTCGTCGGGGTTCACGATTGGGGCGAAGGACAAGTTCCTCGGCACGCCCTTGACGATTCCGCTGGCTGCCGGAGTTCGCAGTGTCGTCGTGGAGTATGAGACCTCTCCGGAGGCGTCGGGCCTGCAGTGGCTGGAGCCGCCGCAGACTGCAGGGAAGAAGCACCCATTCCTGTTCTCCCAGTCGCAGGCCATCCACGCACGGTCGTGGATCCCGATTCAGGATTCGCCCGGCGTGCGGGTGACTTATTCGGCGCGGATCCATGCTCCGGTACCGCTGACACCATTGATGTCGGCGCGGGTAGTGCGGCCCGGCCACTTCCACCTGCCCGAGCCGATTCCGCCGTATCTCATCGCGGTCGCAGTGGGCGATCTGCAGTTCCAGGCAATAGGCCAGCGCTGCGGCGTGTGGGCCGAGCCTTCCGTCTTGAAGGGCGCGGCGTGGGAGTTCGCCGATATGGAAAAGATGGTAGCGACGGCGGAGAGCCTCTACGGGCCCTACCGTTGGGGCCGTTACGACGTGCTGGTGCTGCCTCCGTCGTTCCCGTTCGGCGGCATGGAGAATCCGTGCCTGACGTTTGCGACGCCCACGGTGATCGCGGGCGACCGGTCTCTGGTCTCGCTGGTTTCGCACGAGCTGGCGCATTCGTGGTCGGGCAATCTGGTGACGAATGCGACGTGGTCCGACTTCTGGCTGAACGAGGGATTCACCACCTATATCGAGCGCCGGATTCAGGAGGCGCTATATGGGCGGCGCCAATCCGAGATGGAGTTCGCCATCGAGGTGGGGGAACTCAAGGACGAGATGAAGGATCTGCCCCCGGCCGATCAGCATCTGGCGGTCGATCTGAAGGGCCGCGATCCGGATGACGGCATGACGCAGGTGCCCTACGGCAAGGGCGCGCTGCTGTTGCGAAAGCTGGAAGAGAAGTACGGCCGCGAGAAGTTCGACGCATGGATCCGGTCGTATTTCGATCACTTCGCCTTCCAGTCGATCACGACGGAGCAGTTCGTCTCCTACCTGCATCAGTCGTTTCTGAACGAGAACCTGGACGCCTGGATTCATGAGCCCGGGCTGCCGCCCGACGCGCCGAAGATCAGCTTCGACTTTGAGACGACGCCGCGCAAGGCGTGGGTCACCGCGGAATGGCTGCACTGGCTGCGGTCGCTGCCGGAGGATCTGAGCGCCGCCAAGATGGCCGATCTCGACCAGCAATGGGACTTCACCCATGCGGGCAACAGTGAGGTGGCGGCCCAGTGGCTGCTGATGGCCGTGCGTGCGAAGTATGAGCCGGCTTATCCGCGGCTGCAGGAGTTCCTGGTGCAAGTGGGGCGCCGCAAGTTTGTGAAGCCGCTGTTCGATGCGCTGGTGAAAACTTCGGATGGCAAGGCTCGGGCGCAGGACATCTATAAGCAGGCGCGGCCCGGGTATCATCCGATTACACAGGCGACAGTGGACGCGATTTTGAAATAG
- a CDS encoding VWA domain-containing protein: MSAKHVGLILCTFLLFLWIFPAAALQQDPVFTTTTRLVEVTTIVSDSKGQPVTGLTKDDFTVLENGKPQTITQLVTEDSLRQAARPLRLPPNVFTNRLEALPRTQRSVIVLVLDYLNTPWNSQTATREQVLSVLRKLKGDDIVAIYTMGQTLQLLHDFTSDHALLAARLAKAPGLLTPLSKSPNEIVSLDSQRWSEAFGESRFAAERFYTSTMERTRTLLTMQTLSLIARHMAGFPGRKNLVWLSTGFPITILSLEHTTPKVIMSSTEGYRVDNMPKPSEIVGGSGAATLFMDSMNRAIDTINAAGVSVYGVDVSGLIVPFDEASVGAGYRISNSELGSTAINIDNQTSLITFAEKTGGAALAGANDVEGILGQAISDGRNYYLIAYHTSNPKMDGKYRKIEIKVNRPGMKVRHRPGYTAFEPSKDATPELKGDLDEAGVSPVTQSAILLTAQVVPGENKNINVAVQIDTSRISFRQEKDSWVGYLDLVFYQKSADGKMAGSKANMPLKLTAEQYATAMKKGILYRQSVELKPGASVLRIGVRDSGSGLVGTLDIPLNRS, translated from the coding sequence ATGTCTGCCAAACATGTCGGCCTGATTCTTTGCACTTTCCTCCTTTTTCTGTGGATCTTTCCCGCAGCTGCCCTGCAGCAGGATCCTGTCTTTACGACCACCACGAGGCTGGTGGAAGTGACAACCATCGTCAGCGACTCCAAAGGACAGCCGGTTACGGGGTTGACCAAAGATGATTTCACCGTGCTTGAGAACGGTAAGCCACAGACGATTACTCAACTGGTGACCGAGGATTCGCTACGGCAGGCTGCGCGCCCACTGCGTCTTCCGCCGAATGTGTTTACCAATCGCCTTGAGGCTCTGCCCCGCACCCAGCGCAGCGTGATTGTGCTGGTGCTCGACTATCTGAATACCCCCTGGAATTCGCAAACCGCCACGCGTGAACAGGTCTTGTCGGTTTTGCGGAAGCTGAAGGGTGACGATATTGTGGCGATCTACACGATGGGCCAGACGCTGCAGTTGCTGCACGATTTCACCTCCGATCACGCGTTGCTGGCGGCCCGCCTGGCGAAGGCACCCGGGTTGCTTACCCCATTGAGTAAGTCGCCGAACGAGATCGTCTCCCTCGACTCCCAGCGCTGGTCGGAAGCCTTCGGAGAGAGCCGTTTCGCCGCGGAGCGCTTCTATACGAGCACGATGGAGCGGACCCGCACGCTGCTCACCATGCAGACATTGAGCCTGATCGCCCGCCACATGGCTGGATTCCCCGGCCGGAAGAATCTGGTGTGGCTTTCGACCGGATTCCCCATCACCATCCTCTCTTTGGAGCACACGACGCCAAAGGTCATCATGTCGTCCACAGAGGGCTATCGTGTGGACAACATGCCGAAACCGAGCGAGATCGTGGGCGGCAGCGGCGCGGCCACCTTGTTTATGGACTCAATGAACCGGGCAATAGACACCATCAATGCCGCGGGCGTCAGCGTTTATGGCGTGGACGTCTCCGGATTGATCGTCCCGTTTGATGAGGCTTCCGTAGGGGCTGGCTACCGAATCAGCAATTCTGAGCTCGGTTCGACGGCCATCAATATCGACAACCAGACCTCACTGATTACGTTTGCCGAGAAGACCGGCGGCGCCGCCCTGGCCGGCGCCAATGACGTCGAAGGCATTCTCGGCCAGGCGATCAGCGATGGGCGGAACTACTACCTGATCGCTTACCACACCTCAAATCCGAAGATGGACGGCAAATACCGGAAGATTGAGATCAAAGTGAACAGGCCCGGTATGAAGGTGCGGCATCGTCCGGGTTACACGGCCTTTGAGCCCAGCAAGGATGCGACGCCGGAACTCAAGGGCGATCTGGACGAAGCCGGCGTCAGCCCCGTGACGCAGTCGGCGATCCTGCTCACCGCTCAGGTGGTGCCAGGCGAGAACAAGAACATAAACGTGGCTGTCCAGATCGACACTAGCCGTATTTCCTTTCGGCAGGAGAAGGACTCGTGGGTGGGCTATCTTGACCTGGTCTTCTACCAGAAGTCGGCGGACGGCAAGATGGCCGGCTCGAAGGCCAACATGCCCCTTAAGCTCACTGCGGAACAATATGCAACGGCGATGAAGAAGGGGATCCTTTACCGGCAAAGCGTGGAACTGAAGCCGGGTGCGTCCGTCCTGCGCATCGGTGTGCGCGACTCCGGCAGCGGGTTGGTGGGCACCCTCGATATTCCACTGAACCGATCATGA
- a CDS encoding VWA domain-containing protein — protein sequence MALSSALLFTGDSKAAAEQQDPVFSTTTRLVEVSTIITDAKGVYATGLTRDDFSLLEDGKPQRILQVLTEPVLRDQRRLAQLPPNVYTNRPEALPHPHRSINVLVLDYLNSTWGAQTATREQILRFLRALDGEDLVAIYSMGNTLSLLHDFTSDRKSLIERLEKSPGMLSVLGKSEGEIVAESSARWLNLMGEEHGSNERFYQSTSQRARTLLTLQSLSLIARHIAGFPGRKNLIWLSNGFPLNILTPEHTSPKVIMSTNGGNRIDNMPSPAEIAAGAGSATLFQDSMDRAIDTICAAGVVVYGMQVGSLYLLEDRNIPGYDRRLTNSSFGYVPPGFAQGTSLVTFSERTGGLGQVRSTSLEGALRSVLSDSRHYYLLTYQTSNPRFDGKFRKIEVRVNRPGLRIRHRAGYTAHDPAKDPSRDVQGDLEEAGRSPVTQSALLLTAQALSAEGNSIQFALQIDAAKVSFRSENDVWVGALDLVFYQKSPDGKMAWSKTALPLKLTAEQYSTVMRKGLLYRHTIERASSATVLRVGVRDSGSGLVGTLDIPLSKP from the coding sequence GTGGCTCTCTCTTCCGCACTCCTGTTCACCGGCGATTCCAAGGCGGCAGCGGAGCAGCAGGATCCGGTGTTTTCCACCACTACGCGTCTGGTGGAGGTTTCCACCATCATTACGGACGCGAAAGGCGTTTATGCCACCGGGCTCACGAGGGACGATTTCTCTCTACTTGAGGACGGAAAGCCTCAGCGAATCCTCCAGGTTCTGACTGAACCCGTGCTTCGCGACCAGCGACGTCTGGCCCAGTTACCCCCGAATGTCTATACAAACCGCCCGGAGGCTCTGCCGCACCCCCACCGAAGTATCAACGTTCTTGTCTTGGACTACCTTAATTCGACTTGGGGCGCCCAGACGGCCACGCGCGAACAGATCCTCCGGTTCCTGAGGGCGCTGGACGGCGAGGATCTCGTCGCGATCTACTCGATGGGCAATACACTGAGCCTGCTGCACGATTTTACTTCTGATCGGAAGTCACTGATAGAGCGGCTGGAGAAGTCGCCGGGCATGCTGAGTGTGCTCGGCAAATCCGAGGGGGAGATCGTCGCCGAAAGTTCGGCCCGCTGGCTGAACTTGATGGGCGAAGAGCACGGCAGCAATGAGCGCTTCTATCAGAGCACCTCACAGCGCGCCCGCACACTGCTGACACTGCAGTCGCTCAGCCTGATCGCCCGGCATATCGCCGGATTTCCGGGCCGAAAGAACCTGATCTGGCTTTCCAACGGATTCCCACTCAACATTCTCACGCCCGAGCACACCTCGCCGAAGGTGATCATGTCTACGAATGGCGGCAACCGGATCGACAACATGCCATCCCCGGCGGAGATTGCTGCCGGTGCGGGCAGTGCCACGCTATTTCAGGATTCCATGGACAGGGCAATCGACACGATTTGTGCCGCGGGCGTCGTAGTCTACGGGATGCAGGTGGGGAGCCTCTACCTGCTCGAGGACCGCAACATTCCCGGCTACGACCGCCGTCTTACCAATTCTTCGTTCGGCTACGTTCCTCCCGGCTTCGCCCAGGGGACGTCGCTGGTCACCTTCTCAGAGCGCACGGGGGGACTGGGCCAAGTGCGCAGTACCAGCCTGGAAGGCGCCCTCCGCAGTGTTCTGAGCGACTCTCGGCACTACTACCTCCTCACGTACCAGACCAGCAACCCAAGGTTCGATGGGAAGTTTCGAAAGATCGAGGTTCGGGTGAACCGGCCCGGGCTCCGCATCCGCCATCGCGCCGGTTACACCGCGCACGATCCGGCGAAGGACCCAAGTCGAGATGTGCAGGGCGATCTGGAGGAGGCCGGGCGGAGTCCGGTGACGCAGTCCGCCCTTCTCTTGACGGCGCAGGCGTTATCGGCCGAGGGTAACTCCATCCAATTTGCGCTGCAGATTGATGCCGCCAAGGTCTCCTTTCGCAGCGAAAACGATGTCTGGGTGGGCGCACTGGATCTCGTTTTCTATCAGAAGTCTCCGGACGGCAAAATGGCATGGAGCAAAACGGCCCTCCCTTTGAAGCTCACCGCGGAGCAGTACAGCACTGTCATGCGAAAGGGACTACTCTACCGGCACACGATCGAGAGAGCGTCAAGCGCAACGGTACTCCGTGTCGGCGTGAGGGACTCCGGCAGCGGCCTAGTCGGCACCTTGGACATTCCCCTGAGTAAGCCCTGA
- a CDS encoding ADP-ribosylglycohydrolase family protein — protein MNRFTLLVVFCSLAVCTAQTPKPRTISLADLKDRIRGGWAGQMFGVSYGAPTEFRFNEKIIPLDKLPEWKPEKVSNALNQDDLYVDMTFAKVLDDKGLDATTDDFGAMFKDARYNLWHANLAARRALKRGVSATLSGTPKYNAHANDIDFQIEADFIGLMTPGLPQVANNIAWRAGRVMNYGDGIYGGMFVGCMYAAAFFESDPHRVVEAGLACIPAKSPYGQLISDLMTWHKQNPNDWEKAWHLIEDKWNKREPCPEGALKPFNIDAKINGAYIALGLLYGDGDMTKTIQISTRAGQDSDCNPSSAAGVLGTMLGWNRIPDQWKSGIPPLANRKFQYTDFTFETIVDSTYNRALAVVKRAGGTVEGDKLTVPAQAPKAPKLEVWDDYGSPAERVAINDPRWQWSGQWTDESSRNTGSRLSSTKGASAEIAFEGRGVILVGLYLPDGGLADVYMDGKLTSTVDVYPDEDASKGGESVYHDFALKPGKHTLKLVVKGEPYQGSKGSKIALSNLVVFR, from the coding sequence ATGAACCGGTTCACACTTCTCGTTGTGTTTTGTTCCCTTGCCGTCTGCACGGCGCAGACTCCGAAGCCGCGCACTATCTCCCTGGCTGACTTGAAAGACCGCATCCGTGGCGGTTGGGCCGGTCAGATGTTTGGCGTGAGCTATGGCGCACCGACGGAGTTCCGCTTTAACGAGAAGATCATCCCGCTCGATAAGCTCCCCGAGTGGAAGCCGGAAAAGGTCAGCAACGCCCTGAATCAGGACGACCTCTACGTGGACATGACGTTCGCCAAGGTGCTGGACGACAAAGGCCTCGACGCCACCACCGACGATTTCGGCGCTATGTTCAAGGACGCGCGCTACAACCTGTGGCATGCGAACCTGGCCGCCCGCCGAGCCCTGAAGCGCGGAGTGTCCGCCACTCTTTCCGGCACTCCGAAGTACAACGCCCACGCGAACGACATCGACTTCCAGATTGAAGCCGACTTCATCGGTCTGATGACCCCAGGCCTGCCCCAAGTCGCAAACAACATCGCCTGGCGGGCGGGCCGCGTCATGAACTACGGCGATGGCATCTACGGCGGCATGTTCGTGGGCTGCATGTACGCGGCTGCGTTCTTCGAATCCGACCCGCACAGGGTCGTGGAAGCCGGCCTGGCCTGCATCCCGGCCAAGAGCCCCTACGGCCAGTTGATCTCTGATCTGATGACCTGGCACAAGCAGAACCCGAACGACTGGGAGAAGGCGTGGCACCTGATTGAGGACAAGTGGAACAAGCGTGAGCCCTGCCCCGAAGGCGCGTTGAAGCCCTTCAACATCGACGCCAAGATCAACGGCGCCTACATCGCTCTGGGCCTGCTCTACGGCGATGGCGACATGACGAAGACGATCCAGATCTCCACCCGCGCCGGGCAGGATTCAGACTGCAATCCCTCCTCGGCCGCAGGCGTGCTTGGCACGATGCTGGGCTGGAATCGAATTCCGGATCAGTGGAAAAGCGGCATCCCACCGCTGGCTAATCGCAAGTTCCAGTACACCGACTTCACCTTCGAGACCATCGTGGACAGCACGTACAACAGGGCCCTGGCGGTCGTGAAGCGAGCCGGGGGCACGGTGGAAGGCGACAAACTCACGGTGCCCGCCCAAGCGCCCAAGGCGCCCAAGCTGGAGGTCTGGGACGACTACGGCTCGCCCGCTGAGCGTGTGGCGATCAACGACCCTCGCTGGCAGTGGAGCGGCCAGTGGACCGACGAATCGAGCCGCAACACGGGTTCGCGCCTCTCCTCCACCAAGGGGGCATCGGCCGAGATCGCCTTCGAAGGCCGCGGCGTCATCCTGGTAGGCCTCTACCTGCCTGACGGCGGCCTCGCCGACGTCTACATGGACGGCAAACTCACGTCGACCGTCGACGTCTATCCTGACGAGGACGCGAGCAAGGGTGGCGAAAGCGTCTACCACGATTTCGCGCTCAAACCCGGCAAGCACACGCTGAAACTGGTAGTGAAGGGCGAGCCGTACCAGGGCTCCAAGGGGTCGAAGATCGCCCTCAGCAATCTGGTGGTCTTCCGCTAG
- a CDS encoding DUF542 domain-containing protein: MNQTAVAGTVGEWTARNFRCVVVVEKYGIDFHEEASVPLEEACRQRGLDLDAVLSELQSAAEPRQAVAGDWANVPLRALTKHINARHHEYLKLELPRLRQRLDRMATRHGARDAGLLSRLHTAYCNLQEELELHLHKEEMILFPTIDRYESAAENGYRVAAPPFGSVRNPIQMMLREHDGATETLRQIRVITRDYVPADYACANFRAVFASLEELEADLLEHIRVENEFLFPRAAELEKSLLG; encoded by the coding sequence ATGAATCAAACTGCTGTCGCCGGGACCGTGGGCGAGTGGACCGCCCGTAACTTTCGCTGCGTCGTGGTTGTGGAAAAGTACGGCATCGACTTCCATGAGGAAGCGAGCGTTCCCCTGGAGGAGGCTTGCCGGCAGCGTGGGCTGGACTTGGATGCCGTGTTGAGCGAACTGCAGTCCGCCGCCGAACCCAGGCAGGCCGTGGCCGGCGACTGGGCGAACGTCCCGTTGCGGGCGTTGACGAAACACATCAACGCGCGTCACCACGAGTATCTGAAGTTGGAACTGCCGCGCTTGCGACAGCGCCTGGACCGCATGGCTACGCGCCACGGAGCGCGGGATGCCGGCCTGCTCAGCCGGCTCCACACCGCATACTGCAACCTGCAGGAAGAACTCGAACTGCACCTCCACAAAGAGGAGATGATCCTCTTCCCGACGATCGACCGTTACGAATCCGCGGCCGAGAACGGGTATCGAGTTGCCGCTCCACCATTCGGCAGCGTCCGAAACCCGATTCAGATGATGCTGCGCGAACACGACGGGGCCACAGAAACGCTGCGGCAGATACGTGTGATTACGCGCGACTATGTGCCGGCCGACTACGCTTGCGCGAACTTCCGCGCCGTGTTCGCCTCACTGGAAGAGTTGGAGGCCGACCTGCTCGAGCACATTCGAGTGGAGAATGAGTTTCTGTTTCCCCGGGCTGCCGAACTGGAGAAGTCCCTGTTGGGGTGA
- the garD gene encoding galactarate dehydratase produces MRPLYVRVHARDNVAIIVNPEGLPAGSAFADGLTLAEFIPQAHKVALEDIGAGDPVIRYGEIIGRATRAIPRGSWVREELLSLPSAPALNQLPRATAVPPALPPIENITFDGYPNPDGTAGTRNILGITTTVQCVAPTVDYAVQRIKAELLPHYPNVDDVVAITHTYGCGVAIQAPGAAVPIRTIRNLALNPNLGESPLIVSLGCEKLQPARLFPQPPGLPVLPNDEPFVVRLQDQHGFQDMIVAILRFAEKRLEELNRRRRVPCPASQLTVGLQCGGSDAFSGVTANPAVGHAADLLVRAGATVLFSEVTEVRDAVHLLTPRAVNEEVALALIHEMAWYDEYLERGSADRSANPTPGNKRGGLANIVEKALGSVAKAGTSPLMGVSAPGERVTTKGLVFAATPASDFICGTLQLAAGMNLHVFTTGEGTPYGLAMAPVIKVSSRTALAERWPDLIDVDAGRIAMGQATIQDIGQEIFHLILEVASGRRKTWAETWKLHNAPALFNPGPVT; encoded by the coding sequence ATGCGGCCCCTCTACGTGAGAGTTCATGCCCGCGACAATGTCGCGATCATCGTCAACCCGGAGGGGCTGCCGGCTGGATCCGCGTTTGCCGATGGCCTGACGCTGGCGGAGTTCATTCCGCAAGCACACAAGGTCGCTTTGGAGGATATCGGCGCAGGCGATCCGGTGATCCGTTACGGAGAGATCATCGGACGGGCCACACGGGCCATTCCACGGGGATCGTGGGTTCGCGAGGAATTGCTGAGCCTACCCTCCGCGCCGGCCCTCAACCAACTTCCGCGCGCGACGGCCGTGCCGCCGGCTCTGCCTCCGATCGAGAACATCACGTTCGACGGCTACCCGAACCCGGATGGAACCGCGGGTACCCGCAACATTCTCGGCATCACAACCACCGTGCAGTGCGTGGCGCCCACCGTCGATTACGCCGTCCAACGCATCAAGGCCGAACTGCTGCCCCACTACCCGAACGTGGATGATGTGGTGGCCATCACGCACACCTATGGCTGCGGAGTGGCCATCCAGGCTCCGGGCGCTGCCGTGCCCATTCGCACCATACGCAATCTGGCACTGAACCCCAACCTCGGAGAGTCGCCGCTCATCGTCAGTCTGGGTTGCGAGAAACTCCAGCCGGCCAGGCTGTTCCCGCAGCCGCCAGGGCTGCCGGTTCTGCCAAACGACGAGCCATTCGTTGTGCGCCTTCAGGATCAGCACGGATTCCAGGACATGATCGTTGCCATTCTGCGCTTCGCGGAGAAGCGGCTCGAGGAACTGAACCGCCGGCGCCGTGTCCCCTGTCCCGCGTCGCAACTTACGGTGGGCCTCCAATGCGGCGGCAGCGACGCATTCTCGGGCGTGACGGCGAATCCGGCTGTAGGCCATGCAGCGGACCTGTTGGTGCGCGCCGGCGCCACGGTTCTCTTCTCCGAAGTCACGGAAGTGCGGGACGCGGTGCACCTGCTCACGCCGCGTGCCGTTAACGAAGAGGTCGCGCTGGCCTTGATCCACGAGATGGCCTGGTATGACGAGTACCTGGAGCGCGGCTCGGCCGACCGCAGCGCCAATCCCACGCCGGGCAACAAACGCGGAGGGCTTGCGAATATCGTGGAGAAGGCTCTGGGCTCGGTGGCGAAGGCGGGCACTTCGCCCCTGATGGGTGTCTCAGCACCAGGTGAGCGCGTAACTACGAAGGGCTTGGTCTTCGCCGCCACCCCGGCCAGTGACTTCATCTGCGGCACGCTCCAACTCGCCGCCGGAATGAACCTACATGTCTTCACGACGGGAGAGGGCACGCCCTATGGATTGGCGATGGCGCCTGTGATCAAGGTGTCGTCCCGCACGGCGCTGGCTGAGCGTTGGCCCGATCTCATCGACGTCGATGCGGGCCGGATTGCGATGGGACAGGCCACCATTCAGGACATAGGGCAGGAGATCTTTCACCTGATTCTGGAAGTCGCCAGCGGCCGCAGAAAGACCTGGGCCGAGACGTGGAAACTGCACAACGCCCCGGCCCTCTTCAACCCGGGCCCCGTCACCTGA
- the garR gene encoding 2-hydroxy-3-oxopropionate reductase: MNIGFVGLGIMGKPMARNLLKAGHKLVVYDIVAASVAELGTAGAEAATSAADAAARSELIITMLPDGPEVQAAVLGTAGVLEGAAPGSIVVDMSSINPLTAQKVGAACAAKGVEFLDAPVSGGEPKAIDATLAIMVGGAQATFDKALPVLKSLGSSVTLTGPVGAGNVTKLANQIMVACNIAAMGEALVLATKAGLDPEVVFNAVKGGLAGSTVLNAKAPMVIGRNFKPGFRIRLHQKDLRNALLAAESMKVALPLTSMVQQMLVASMNNGRGDLDHAAIVNVIEDMAQCQVRKPE, encoded by the coding sequence ATGAACATCGGATTTGTCGGACTCGGCATCATGGGCAAGCCCATGGCGAGAAACCTGTTGAAGGCCGGTCACAAGCTCGTGGTGTACGATATCGTCGCCGCATCGGTAGCGGAACTCGGCACAGCGGGGGCCGAAGCCGCAACGTCAGCCGCCGACGCGGCCGCGCGATCGGAACTCATCATCACGATGCTGCCGGATGGACCCGAAGTGCAAGCCGCCGTCCTCGGAACAGCCGGCGTATTGGAAGGCGCCGCCCCAGGCTCGATCGTCGTTGACATGAGTTCCATCAACCCCTTGACGGCCCAGAAGGTGGGAGCCGCCTGCGCGGCCAAGGGTGTGGAGTTCCTCGACGCCCCGGTTAGCGGCGGTGAACCCAAGGCGATCGACGCCACCCTGGCGATCATGGTCGGCGGCGCTCAGGCGACCTTCGACAAGGCCCTACCGGTACTGAAGTCTCTGGGGTCCAGCGTGACGCTCACCGGTCCGGTGGGCGCGGGCAACGTCACCAAGCTCGCCAACCAGATCATGGTCGCGTGCAACATTGCGGCCATGGGCGAGGCTCTGGTACTGGCCACGAAGGCGGGCCTTGATCCCGAGGTCGTCTTCAATGCGGTAAAGGGTGGGCTGGCCGGCAGCACAGTACTGAACGCCAAGGCGCCCATGGTGATCGGCCGCAACTTCAAGCCTGGCTTCCGTATTCGCCTGCATCAGAAGGACCTGCGGAATGCGCTGCTGGCGGCCGAATCGATGAAGGTCGCATTGCCGCTCACGAGCATGGTGCAGCAGATGCTGGTCGCGTCGATGAACAACGGGCGAGGTGATCTGGACCACGCCGCCATCGTGAATGTGATCGAGGACATGGCCCAGTGCCAGGTCCGTAAGCCCGAATGA